Proteins from one Camelina sativa cultivar DH55 chromosome 8, Cs, whole genome shotgun sequence genomic window:
- the LOC104708752 gene encoding heat stress transcription factor A-3-like isoform X2 has product MSPKKDDFFSKPTPISVPPGSLYCVDADTMGSSPPPPLPIPLDLLQGNQVPPFLSKTFDLVDDPTLDPVISWGLTGASFVVWDPLEFARIILPRNFKHNNFSSFVRQLNTYGFRKIHTDKWEFANEAFLRGKKHLLKNIQRRRSPQSNQTCTSSSCSQSQGSPTEVGGEIEKLRKERRALMEEMVELQQQSRGTARHVDSVNQRLKAAEQRQKQLLSFLAKLFQNPGFLERMKNLKGREKGALGFEKARRKFIKPQQQQPQDSPTAGEMVKCEADDWERLLMYDEETENTLLSDQQGMTSSVGGADPKGKNLMNLSEEEMTEPDYFMTFPSPEGLVKQEETTWSIGFDTTIPSFSNTDVWGNTVDYNDVSEFGSVAETTSGGALPDVYWEQFAAGITETGFNWPSGDDDNTPINDP; this is encoded by the exons ATGAGCccaaaaaaagatgattttttttccaaaccaactccaatttcAGTACCACCAGGGTCTCTCTACTGCGTCGACGCTGACACCATGggttcttctcctcctcctccactccCTATCCCACTAGACTTATTGCAAGGGAATCAAGTCCCTCCCTTTTTGTCCAAGACCTTTGATTTGGTTGACGACCCGACTCTTGACCCGGTCATCTCTTGGGGACTCACCGGTGCCAGCTTCGTCGTTTGGGATCCTCTCGAGTTCGCCAGAATCATTCTCCCTAGGAACTTCAAACATAACAATTTCTCCAGCTTCGTCAGACAGCTTAACACTTAT GGATTTCGAAAGATTCATACTGACAAATGGGAATTCGCTAATGAGGCTTTCCTTAGAGGCAAGAAGCATCTTCTCAAGAAC ATTCAACGTCGTCGATCACCACAATCTAACCAAACTTGCACTAGTAGTAGCTGCAGCCAAAGCCAAGGGTCACCTACTGAGGTTGGAGGAGAGATCGAGAAGCTGAGGAAAGAGCGGCGTGCATTGATGGAGGAAATGGTTGAGCTTCAGCAGCAAAGCAGAGGCACAGCTCGCCACGTGGACTCTGTGAACCAGAGGCTGAAAGCTGCAGAGCAGCGTCAGAAGCAGTTGCTCTCTTTCTTGGCTAAGTTGTTTCAGAACCCGGGTTTCTTGGAACGCATGAAGAACCTCAAAGGTAGAGAAAAAGGAGCACTCGGATTCGAAAAGGCGAGAAGGAAGTTCATCAAGCCCCAACAGCAGCAGCCTCAGGATTCTCCAACAGCAGGGGAGATGGTGAAGTGTGAAGCTGATGATTGGGAGAGATTGCTAATGTATGACGAAGAGACTGAGAACACTCTACTCTCTGACCAGCAAGGGATGACTTCAAGCGTAGGAGGAGCTGATCCTAAAGGCAAGAACTTGATGAATCtatcagaagaagagatgaCAGAACCAGATTACTTCATGACCTTCCCATCTCCTGAAGGACTTGTCAAACAAGAAGAGACAACATGGAGTATAGGTTTTGATACTACAATACCAAGTTTCAGCAACACCGATGTATGGGGAAACACAGTGGACTATAATGATGTCTCAGAGTTTGGTTCTGTTGCAGAAACAACAAGTGGTGGTGCTTTGCCTGATGTATACTGGGAACAATTTGCTGCAGGAATCACAGAGACTGGATTCAACTGGCCaagtggtgatgatgataatacaCCAATTAATGATCCTTAA
- the LOC104708752 gene encoding heat stress transcription factor A-3-like isoform X1 produces the protein MSPKKDDFFSKPTPISVPPGSLYCVDADTMGSSPPPPLPIPLDLLQGNQVPPFLSKTFDLVDDPTLDPVISWGLTGASFVVWDPLEFARIILPRNFKHNNFSSFVRQLNTYGFRKIHTDKWEFANEAFLRGKKHLLKNIQRRRSPQSNQTCTSSSCSQSQGSPTEVGGEIEKLRKERRALMEEMVELQQQSRGTARHVDSVNQRLKAAEQRQKQLLSFLAKLFQNPGFLERMKNLKGREKGALGFEKARRKFIKPQQQQPQDSPTAGEMVKCEADDWERLLMYDEETENTLLSDQQGMTSSVGGADPKGKNLMNLSEEEMTEPDYFMTFPSPEGLVKQEETTWSIGFDTTIPSFSNTDVWGNTVDYNDVSEFGSVAETTSGGALPDVYWEQFAAGITETGFNWPSGDDDNTPINDP, from the exons ATGAGCccaaaaaaagatgattttttttccaaaccaactccaatttcAGTACCACCAGGGTCTCTCTACTGCGTCGACGCTGACACCATGggttcttctcctcctcctccactccCTATCCCACTAGACTTATTGCAAGGGAATCAAGTCCCTCCCTTTTTGTCCAAGACCTTTGATTTGGTTGACGACCCGACTCTTGACCCGGTCATCTCTTGGGGACTCACCGGTGCCAGCTTCGTCGTTTGGGATCCTCTCGAGTTCGCCAGAATCATTCTCCCTAGGAACTTCAAACATAACAATTTCTCCAGCTTCGTCAGACAGCTTAACACTTAT GGATTTCGAAAGATTCATACTGACAAATGGGAATTCGCTAATGAGGCTTTCCTTAGAGGCAAGAAGCATCTTCTCAAGAACATTCAACGTCGTCGATCACCACAATCTAACCAAACTTGCACTAGTAGTAGCTGCAGCCAAAGCCAAGGGTCACCTACTGAGGTTGGAGGAGAGATCGAGAAGCTGAGGAAAGAGCGGCGTGCATTGATGGAGGAAATGGTTGAGCTTCAGCAGCAAAGCAGAGGCACAGCTCGCCACGTGGACTCTGTGAACCAGAGGCTGAAAGCTGCAGAGCAGCGTCAGAAGCAGTTGCTCTCTTTCTTGGCTAAGTTGTTTCAGAACCCGGGTTTCTTGGAACGCATGAAGAACCTCAAAGGTAGAGAAAAAGGAGCACTCGGATTCGAAAAGGCGAGAAGGAAGTTCATCAAGCCCCAACAGCAGCAGCCTCAGGATTCTCCAACAGCAGGGGAGATGGTGAAGTGTGAAGCTGATGATTGGGAGAGATTGCTAATGTATGACGAAGAGACTGAGAACACTCTACTCTCTGACCAGCAAGGGATGACTTCAAGCGTAGGAGGAGCTGATCCTAAAGGCAAGAACTTGATGAATCtatcagaagaagagatgaCAGAACCAGATTACTTCATGACCTTCCCATCTCCTGAAGGACTTGTCAAACAAGAAGAGACAACATGGAGTATAGGTTTTGATACTACAATACCAAGTTTCAGCAACACCGATGTATGGGGAAACACAGTGGACTATAATGATGTCTCAGAGTTTGGTTCTGTTGCAGAAACAACAAGTGGTGGTGCTTTGCCTGATGTATACTGGGAACAATTTGCTGCAGGAATCACAGAGACTGGATTCAACTGGCCaagtggtgatgatgataatacaCCAATTAATGATCCTTAA